Genomic segment of Drosophila simulans strain w501 chromosome 2R, Prin_Dsim_3.1, whole genome shotgun sequence:
TCATAAAAGAAGTGAACTGATTTATAGATTCGCGGtggttttttaaaattttatttgtagaTCACACGCAACCCGCACTCGTTTTGAACTACCTAGAATACTAACACaatttaaacacaaaaattgcGTGACACATTGAAAGGATGTAGCCTGGCTGAAATacaaaattggcaaaacaTACGAGGATTCCAACAGTCGCAATTAGACCATGGATTGGTTGATTATCCTACTTCTTTGCACTGGGAGTGCTTGGGCAAAGCTTTCGGCTGTAATCGGTAACAGTAATCGAGATCTTGAGGATACAATATTGAACCTTCTTCTGATATTGCAATTGGAAAAATTCTTCGACACCCTCTTAGTTTATGGAGATAATTGCACGTTTTCTGCTCTATCCGCAAGATTTCCAGTCTCTTCTGTGCTGGTTTCATCGGGAAGCTCTAATTTTGATTGGAATTACAGCAGTTTAACACTTATTCTAAGTTGTGGCCTTGAAGTCGAAAGGGAGGAGAACTATCGTACACTGATAAAGCTACAAACAAACAGGCGGCTAATTTTCCTACATGAGAATAACCAACCAGAATCTGTATGCGACTACTACGCAAAAAAGGAGCAATATAATATAGCCATGGTGAGAGAAAACTTCCCGCAGTCGGGTATAATATACTCCTGTCGATTATTTCATGACCAAAAATATGAAGAAGTTAATATCCATCATGGCAAAGCCATATTCATAGACCAATTTCGAAACATGCAGGGAGCACCGATCAGAACGATCACCGACAACTTAGCACCACGATCCATGGCAACAGAGGACCCGATTACTGGCGAGAAGAAGTGGATTGGCTTCGTGGCCAATTTGCTGAACAACTTCATTGAAAAGGTAAACGCAACCTTGGCCATGCAATCCCAATTGGCCGAGGTGGAGGGTAAAATTTTCTTTGTGAATATCTCGAAGTGGACTGCAAACGATCTGCTGGATATCGGGATGAGCGTGGACACAATGTGGGAAATGAGAAACTTCGATACGTTCACGTATCCCTATTTGATGTGCTCTTATTGCTTCATGGTGCCACTTCCGGATAAGATTCCCTACAACGAGGTGTACGGGGTGATCATAGATCCCGGTGTCCTGACCTTGCTCTTTCTTATTTTCTGCACCTTCTCGACTCTGCTGATCTACATCCAAAAGAGGTCCTTGAGTCTGACCAGTGTTCTGATGAACGATATGTGCTTGAGGGGCTTCCTGTGTCAgccatttccgtttccacTTCAATGCAGCAGAAAACTGAAGCTAATGTGCTTGCTTCTGTGCTTTGCTAGTCTAATGACCACCACAATGTATGGAGCATATTTAAAAGCCTTCTTGTACAGTCCACCACCACAGCCGATGATGCGCACATTTAGCGATTTGGAACGATCCAGGTACAAGATTGCCATGAACTGGGCCGAGATGGATATGCTGAGATTCGAGAACAATCGAATCCTTCCGCACGTGAGCAACGAGCGGGTTGAAATCATCAAGGACTACCATGAATTTGTTAAGTTGCGGGAGTCCTTCAATAGCAACTATGTCTTTCCGGTAACCAGTGTGCGCTGGGGCACTTACGATGAGCAGCAAAAGCTCTTATTTAATCCCGTATTCTATTACTCCGAGAATATCTGCCTTAGTAGCGACAACATTCTTAGCTTTCCGATCAGACGCCACCTGCCGTATCGCAATCTCTTCGAGGAACACATCCTGCGGCAGAAGGAGTTTGGGTTGCTGAATCACTGGATCGATCACAGCTTCTTGGATATGTTGAGGCTAGAACTGACACCACATACGGACATGAGTGAGCCTTCAGTGGAACTCGCCATCGAGGTGGATGATCTCTACTGGATTCTGGGCTTGTACGCCTTGTCACTGGgcatctgttgctgtt
This window contains:
- the LOC27208171 gene encoding uncharacterized protein LOC27208171, coding for MQGAPIRTITDNLAPRSMATEDPITGEKKWIGFVANLLNNFIEKVNATLAMQSQLAEVEGKIFFVNISKWTANDLLDIGMSVDTMWEMRNFDTFTYPYLMCSYCFMVPLPDKIPYNEVYGVIIDPGVLTLLFLIFCTFSTLLIYIQKRSLSLTSVLMNDMCLRGFLCQPFPFPLQCSRKLKLMCLLLCFASLMTTTMYGAYLKAFLYSPPPQPMMRTFSDLERSRYKIAMNWAEMDMLRFENNRILPHVSNERVEIIKDYHEFVKLRESFNSNYVFPVTSVRWGTYDEQQKLLFNPVFYYSENICLSSDNILSFPIRRHLPYRNLFEEHILRQKEFGLLNHWIDHSFLDMLRLELTPHTDMSEPSVELAIEVDDLYWILGLYALSLGICCCCFALEILGSSSRWNRFKLYISKIFTN